The sequence TGCGGTCCACCACAGCTTCAATCGCACTATTAATGACTTCAATAATGATCACTAACACCACGCTCGCGATCAATAAAATGCGCGCGATAGCATCTACATCCAGCCAGAAGGCCAGTATGATAGCGAGTATGGCAGCCACAGATTCTTGGCGAAATGCGGCTTCATTTCTCCAGGCTGCAACTAAGCCTTTCACAGAATAACCGGCTGCTTTATAAACTCGGGTTAATCCTGTTGATTGATTTGCCATATTTTATTGCCTTTATCTTAAGTTAATGATGATTTTTGCCGCTTTCTGTTGTCTCATCACCACAGATCTCAAAACCAGTTTCTGGTATCCTTGCGACGAATTGCTAACAAGAGGCTTCATGTAGTTATGTCAGGTTGGCGTAAAATATATTACAAGTTACTGAATTTACCGCTAAAAATGCTGGTAAAAAGTAAGGTTATT comes from Yersinia canariae and encodes:
- a CDS encoding diacylglycerol kinase, with the protein product MANQSTGLTRVYKAAGYSVKGLVAAWRNEAAFRQESVAAILAIILAFWLDVDAIARILLIASVVLVIIIEVINSAIEAVVDRIGSEFHELSGRAKDMGSAAVFLAIMLALFIWITVLWQYVG